From the Leishmania panamensis strain MHOM/PA/94/PSC-1 chromosome 31 sequence genome, one window contains:
- a CDS encoding hypothetical protein (TriTrypDB/GeneDB-style sysID: LpmP.31.1990), with translation MERRSSIISELAKTQRRRSAITLIVPGEEANTFKKDTANTSNEEHRTFESFKAKPRCPTPELNNAAYEGEHVNGLPTGAAVMMPHLNGNNIMRANSDVLQHIMPRNGAPAPMPQGGGAPALLRQVPPSHQQQQQKPNQALRGAVANRPTDMHVFPPAPPFTEASRQKVGGRRAINPVIAASASSHQPPLGVTATEEDDTTLRHSAPVSGAGDSRRPLASNAMAFKNSLVLSSDKIPRRTPLRVSSSSRLQLGTAAASGAVGGVSNNSDSGAASLTSTPTVASAASRLQNAAAAAIGIHGSAGYPSSPQPLSAPLPQPSAMRTSAAQRQSLAVSYTKMPSSATDSSQEDSQGATHSSLGRRSTLPQPRVQHEIDLTRVPRPPVRCPQHQRLAVSSRNGMREADSRGKSDRLSFPVSSHNISERGSSGDSSSNLGSVEDSKSSSTTCDLSVVIIDSELASAVSLASAIPESALSRQRCESPPADLTDILASGMAVPIASVPGKKPAVGSPSASPLTAGRAADGDRSSNVRKREEKDRDSATFAEDSVDLLSTTDFSVLMESPGFVAAPSEEQRRLATLSSRPLHLNSGSETVDRILEKPSDASISSFGLLSNDDNCACNNVAPSASTTKVAPASPSSPKLTQVKERARRRRDSTVRLPSPVDLNSLVLWKESEWSILSPLMSCKRHADVASPAGTTKNASSTGNSENCAYGEEGGTGNNAADLRSGSALQDAVSKPNTSVSTCRPIRLSHTSDTKPHLGAFRTGSRGLACSPHAQAVRAASAAAASLTAANKERWCVTQSLSIDTDLFSFSQLPQEKHGSMVAKLRNMFESNREKCLRTSSSQEGSSIATPSLKDKGISKSSPPRKTEGLSRKPLPASEKGVRGINQMQISPQCQVPLPVVPAVAYCSFSHLFSPSSTPVRTEKGELGPLTNTIKSDSLSGTSRQDSGTDFGCTVAGSLASPSPMIRRATMEPQHEVSSVKDSSGASPSISLQRSDPGFSLACFKVSNISSDTVNMFECCDL, from the coding sequence ATGGAGCGACGCTCGAGCATCATTAGCGAGCTGGCCaagacgcagcgccgtcgctctGCTATCACCCTCATTGTCCCAGGCGAGGAAGCAAATACGTTCAAGAAGGACACTGCCAACACCTCCAATGAGGAGCACAGAACCTTTGAGAGCTTCAAAGCGAAGCCACGCTGCCCCACACCGGAGCTCAACAACGCTGCCTATGAGGGCGAACACGTCAACGGTCTTCCCACCGGCGCGGCTGTGATGATGCCGCATCTCAATGGAAACAACATCATGCGAGCGAATAGCGACGTTTTGCAGCACATTATGCCCCGAAACGGTGCCCCGGCTCCGATGCCtcaaggcggtggcgctcccGCTCTCTTGCGGCAAGTCCCTCCTTcacatcagcagcaacagcagaagcCCAACCAGGCACTGCGAGGCGCAGTCGCCAATCGACCCACAGACATGCACGTCTTTCCCCCAGCCCCGCCATTCACAGAGGCGTCACGACAAAAGGTGGGCGGCAGGCGGGCCATCAACCCCGTCATTGCAGCCTCGGCCTCTTCGCATCAGCCACCGCTGGGCGTCACCgcgacagaggaggacgacacTACACTGCGCCACAGTGCACCCGTTAGTGGTGCGGGTGACAGCCGCCGTCCCCTCGCGTCAAACGCCATGGCTTTCAAAAATTCCCTTGTCCTCTCCTCGGATAAGATTCCGCGGCGGACGCCTCTTCGAGTTTCCTCCAGCAGTCGACTCCAGCtaggcaccgccgccgcaagcGGCGCAGTAGGCGGGGTGAGTAACAACAGTGACAGTGGCGCCGCTTCCTTGACTTCTACTCCAACGGTGGCCTCCGCAGCCTCCAGGCTCCAaaacgccgccgctgctgccattgGTATTCACGGTAGCGCCGGCTATCCGTCATCCCCACAGCCCCTGTCGGCCCCACTACCGCAACCGAGCGCCATGCGGACCTCCGCTGCGCAACGGCAATCACTCGCGGTGAGCTACACAAAAATGCCTTCCAGCGCTACGGACTCATCTCAAGAGGATTCTCAGGGCGCCACTCATTCGAGCCTTGGTCGTCGCTCGACCCTGCCACAACCTAGGGTGCAGCACGAAATCGACCTTACGCGTGTCCCGCGTCCGCCTGTTCGGTGTcctcagcaccagcggctgGCGGTCAGCTCAAGGAATGGGATGCGGGAAGCGGATTCCAGAGGTAAGTCTGACAGGCTTTCCTTTCCCGTCTCATCGCACAACATTAGCGAGCGTGGGAGCAGTGGCGACTCCAGCTCCAATTTGGGGAGCGTGGAGGACAGTAAGTCGTCCTCCACGACGTGTGACTTGTCCGTTGTGATCATCGACTCCGAGCTGGCCAGTGCTGTCAGTCTCGCGTCTGCAATCCCAGAATCTGCACTctcgcggcagcgctgcgagtCGCCGCCGGCTGACCTCACTGACATCCTTGCATCCGGCATGGCAGTCCCAATCGCCTCTGTGCCTGGAAAGAAACCAGCTGTAGGGTCTCCATCAGCATCTCCGCTAACCGCTGGTCGTGCCGCCGACGGAGACCGTTCCAGCAACGtacggaaaagagaggaaaaagatcGGGATAGCGCCACGTTCGCTGAGGACTCGGTCGATCTCCTGTCAACGACGGACTTCTCCGTGCTGATGGAATCGCCTGGGTTCGTCGCGGCACCGAGTGAGGAGCAGAGACGACTCGCGACGCTCTCCAGCAGGCCCCTTCATCTCAACAGCGGTAGCGAAACTGTCGATCGAATTCTAGAGAAACCGAGCGACGCCTCTATCAGCAGCTTCGGTCTGCTGTCAAACGACGACAACTGCGCTTGCAATAACGTCGCTCCTTCTGCATCAACCACCAAAGTTGCACCAGCATCACCATCGTCACCGAAGCTCACGCAGGTTAAGGAACGGGCACGTCGCAGGCGGGATAGTACCGTGCGCCTGCCATCCCCAGTCGACCTGAACAGTCTAGTCTTgtggaaggagagcgagtgGTCCATTTTATCACCACTGATGTCTTGCAAGCGCCACGCCGACGTAGCCTCGCCCGCTGGCACAACAAAGaacgccagcagcaccggcaacTCTGAAAACTGCGCATAtggcgaggaaggcggcacCGGCAACAACGCCGCCGACCTGAGGTCTGGCTCAGCCCTCCAGGACGCAGTATCGAAGCCAAATACGAGCGTGAGCACCTGCCGACCCATCAGGCTGTCCCACACGAGCGACACCAAGCCGCATCTGGGCGCATTCCGCACCGGCAGTCGAGGACTGGCATGCAGTCCCCATGCCCAGGCTGTCCGTGcagcctccgccgctgcggcgtccTTGACAGCAGCCAACAAGGAAAGGTGGTGCGTGACACAGTCGCTAAGCATCGATACAGaccttttttccttctctcagCTTCCCCAAGAGAAGCACGGCAGTATGGTGGCAAAGCTGCGAAACATGTTCGAAAGCAACAGGGAAAAATGtctgcgcaccagcagcagccaagaGGGGTCATCAATAGCCACTCCATCACTGAAGGACAAGGGCATCTCCAAGAGCAGCCCACCACGGAAAACAGAAGGCCTTTCGCGAAAGCCTCTGCCTGCTtcagagaagggggtgaggggaatCAATCAGATGCAAATCTCACCGCAGTGTCAAGTGCCATTGCCCGTTGTTCCGGCGGTGGCGTACTGCAGCTTCTCCCACCTCTTCTCGCCATCTTCCACACCGGTGCGAACTGAAAAGGGGGAGCTCGGGCCGCTAACGAACACGATCAAATCAGACAGCCTATCCGGTACTTCTCGTCAGGATTCTGGTACGGACTTCGGCTGCACCGTGGCAGGCAGCTTAGCGAGCCCATCCCCAATGATTCGTCGTGCCACAATGGAGCCCCAGCACGAGGTTTCATCTGTGAAAGACTCGAGCGGTGCGTCTCCATCTATCtctctgcagcgcagcgatcCAGGCTTCTCCCTTGCGTGCTTCAAAGTCTCGAACATCTCTTCGGACACTGTGAACATGTTCGAGTGCTGCGATTTATGA